A section of the Pectinophora gossypiella chromosome 11, ilPecGoss1.1, whole genome shotgun sequence genome encodes:
- the LOC126370815 gene encoding uncharacterized protein LOC126370815 → MQFTVVALCAKHTERRHHRHKTNKTRLWSQSIGQNEYSEEINCAPFPSFLKIEFHNTYWQTLRSSNGTYHMYGAYLDTRVMTYQGVNAKRNKSSFAPSVRIITVLNRFRPNVTIFCQLRFAEQAESVIVRTLPYLYMWRNKWGRHGNGTWQPYLITCVLPSVVRGLVPASVSLVERPCDRATNNLSVYYDAPLQRHRHEFAVCVKELDFLHKDKSVRLVEWIELVRLLGAHKIFIYKLRVHRNISMVLKYYEYLDVVSVIPTTRPDHTGPKDKPVQLIAYNDCLYRNMYLYQWLVLLDIDEVIIPLRDKNWSSLMRRVLPLSTPAPGKRRRSSYYASNLLFLDSLQQNHSWQDAVPCYMHMLQHVYRTREFTKRTHYVKAFHETDRVLTLHNHFPVNCLGERCSSYPLPTKLARLQHYRAECFKPLSQICKKLIKQPVRDRTLWRWRDPLVMRTNKALRALIHGNIIYNNTTCIMTTHRPAPIRMSSRLLRLRRKPTQTPNMLVSNYLISA, encoded by the exons ATGCAGTTCACTGTGGTAGCATTATGTGCAAAACATACTGAAAGGAGACATCACAGACACA aaacCAACAAGACGAGACTCTGGTCCCAATCAATCGGGCAGAATGAGTACTCTGAAGAGATAAACTGCGCGCCATTCCCTTCCTTCTTAAAAATTGAGTTCCATAACACGTATTGGCAGACGCTACGCAGCAGCAACGGCACGTACCACATGTATGGCGCGTACTTGGATACACGTGTCATGACCTACCAAGGGGTGAATGCTAAACGAAACAAATCAAGCTTCGCACCCTCCGTGCGTATCATCACCGTGCTCAACCGTTTCCGACCGAATGTTACAATATTTTGTCAATTGAGGTTCGCGGAGCAAGCAGAATCTGTAATAGTGCGCACCCTCCCGTACCTGTACATGTGGAGAAACAAATGGGGCCGGCACGGTAACGGCACGTGGCAGCCGTACTTAATCACGTGCGTGCTGCCTTCGGTCGTGCGCGGCCTGGTGCCCGCCTCCGTCAGCCTGGTGGAACGGCCGTGCGACCGCGCCACCAACAACCTAAGCGTATACTACGATGCACCCCTCCAACGTCACAGGCACGAATTCGCCGTCTGCGTCAAGGAACTCGATTTTCTTCACAAAGATAAATCAGTGCGCCTAGTCGAATGGATCGAACTCGTACGTCTGCTCGGCGCACACAAGATTTTCATCTATAAGTTACGGGTACATCGCAACATATCCATGGTATTGAAATACTACGAGTACCTCGACGTCGTTTCTGTTATTCCCACCACCCGGCCGGATCACACTGGGCCAAAGGATAAACCAGTGCAGTTGATTGCTTACAACGACTGTCTGTATCGCAACATGTACCTATACCAGTGGCTCGTGCTTCTCGACATCGACGAGGTGATCATACCGTTGAGGGACAAGAACTGGAGCTCGCTGATGCGGCGGGTACTGCCGCTGTCCACACCGGCGCCAGGCAAGCGTCGTCGATCCTCTTACTACGCGTCCAACCTATTATTTTTGGACTCTCTGCAGCAAAATCACAGCTGGCAGGATGCTGTACCATGTTACATGCACATGTTGCAACACGTATACCGAACGCGTGAGTTCACCAAACGCACACACTACGTGAAGGCATTCCACGAGACGGATCGCGTGTTGACGCTACACAACCACTTCCCGGTGAATTGCCTGGGTGAAAGGTGCTCGTCGTACCCGCTGCCCACGAAACTGGCGAGGCTGCAGCACTACCGAGCTGAATGCTTCAAGCCGCTTTCCCAGATCTGCAAAAAGCTGATCAAGCAGCCGGTTCGTGACCGAACGCTGTGGCGCTGGCGCGATCCATTGGTGATGCGCACCAACAAAGCATTGCGTGCACTCATACAtggcaatataatttacaataatacaACGTGTATAATGACCACTcaccgccccgcaccaattcgaatGTCTTCACGTCTCCTTCGACTCAGAAGAAAGCCGACTCAGACACCAAACATGCTCGTGTCCAATTATTTGATTTCGGCTTGA
- the LOC126370817 gene encoding uncharacterized protein LOC126370817, which yields MAGVESRPNSRIYNVFPHPPAVNDVKPSFRCGVLVRRGASNGVQPVAAQQKSNTAGWLWSQSIGQKEYYEEIKCSPLPSFLKIEFHKRHWQTLRSSNGTYHIYGAYLDTRGNQRVNDIQDKSKSASYVRIITVLNRFQPNFTIFCQLRFAEQEKPRIVRTRPYLYIWRDFWDYRRSGPWQPYLITCVLPPAVRGLVPASVSLVERPCDRATNNLSVYYDMPLHGHRHEFAVCVKELDFLKKDISVRLVEWIELVRLLGAHKIFFYKLQVHRNIFMVLKYYEYLGFVSVIPTTRPADTGPKHKPVQLITYNDCLYRNMYQYRWLALLDIDEVIIPLKDRDWSSLMRRVSSKTTGKSAYFTSNLYFLDSLRVNHSFEQAVPRYMHMLQHVYRTHNFSLHGSYSKAFHETDRVLTLHNHFPIHCLGQCSCYPIPTNVARLQHYRAECSPTGNQTCKDLTKHTERDKTLWRWRDPLVLRTGVALRSLSLIPHNKTA from the exons ATGGCTGGTGTTGAAAGTAGACCAAATTCGCGAATATACAATGTGTTCCCTCATCCACCCGCTGTAAACGATGTTAAACCTTCATTCAG GTGTGGTGTACTCGTGCGGCGCGGCGCTAGTAACGGCGTGCAACCGGTGGCGGCGCAACAGA AAAGCAACACGGCGGGGTGGCTGTGGTCCCAGTCAATCGGGCAGAAGGAATACTACGAAGAGATAAAATGCTCCCCATTACCTTCCTTTTTAAAAATCGAGTTCCATAAAAGGCATTGGCAGACGCTACGCAGTAGCAATGGCACGTACCACATATATGGCGCGTATCTGGATACACGCGGCAACCAACGGGTGAATGACATTCAAGACAAATCAAAATCCGCATCATACGTACGCATTATCACCGTGCTCAACCGATTCCAACCAAACTTTACTATATTTTGTCAGTTGAGGTTCGCGgagcaagaaaaacctcgaatAGTGCGTACCCGCCCATACCTATACATATGGAGAGACTTTTGGGACTACCGCCGCTCAGGCCCGTGGCAGCCGTACTTGATCACGTGCGTGCTGCCACCAGCCGTGCGCGGCCTGGTGCCCGCCTCCGTCAGCCTGGTGGAACGGCCGTGCGATCGCGCCACCAACAACCTGAGCGTGTACTACGACATGCCCCTTCACGGGCATAGGCACGAATTTGCCGTTTGCGTGAAggaactcgattttctcaagaAAGATATTTCCGTGCGCCTCGTCGAATGGATCGAACTTGTACGGCTGCTTGGcgcacacaaaatatttttctataagcTACAGGTACACCGTAACATCTTCATGGTACTGAAATACTACGAATACCTTGGTTTCGTGTCTGTTATTCCCACCACCCGGCCAGCAGACACTGGGCCGAAACATAAGCCAGTGCAACTGATCACCTATAACGACTGTCTATACCGCAACATGTACCAATACCGATGGCTCGCTCTTCTCGACATCGACGAGGTGATCATACCTTTGAAGGACAGGGACTGGAGCTCGCTGATGCGGCGGGTGTCCTCGAAGACAACCGGTAAATCCGCTTACTTCACGTCCAACTTGTACTTCTTGGACTCGCTGCGAGTTAATCACAGCTTTGAGCAGGCCGTGCCGCGCTACATGCATATGTTGCAACACGTGTACCGCACTCACAACTTCTCTTTGCACGGCAGCTACTCGAAGGCGTTCCACGAGACGGATCGCGTGCTGACACTGCACAACCACTTCCCAATACATTGTCTGGGTCAATGCTCATGTTACCCGATACCTACAAATGTGGCGCGGCTACAGCACTACCGCGCCGAATGCTCTCCGACGGGCAACCAGACTTGCAAAGACCTGACTAAGCATACGGAGCGTGACAAAACGCTGTGGCGCTGGCGTGATCCGCTGGTGTTACGCACAGGCGTAGCACTGCGCTCGCTCTCATTGATACCACATAATAAAACAGCATAA